The DNA segment ttattaaaattttttattgagaatcggataagaactctcctccgatctcttttttttcgtttaaatgaggatcgggtaagaactctcccctgacctcttgAGATTTAATTGCGATCGTATGTCGTAAAgaccttagactaagggttctgacatCCGAAGACGCTGAGAGCCCGAACAAGGCTTCTCTTAATCCGTTGATACCTTATAACTAGGTAGAGGATACAGACTAaattttttaccgatctcctatgtgattgccttaccaataccttttgacAGGCAATATCCGATCTCTTCCATTTACTAGTCTAGGATCCGATCTTACCTCAATTCCCCACTATACCAAGTTATCtcctgagctagtctagtggttcgacttcataatttttctctgatttattatccaaacttttattattttgaagaaactctcgtgttaagatacagctaccaacattttatcaaactacctatacgttactcgggactagaacacctacatttgactaaaggctaaaaaaaaaaaagtaaataacatgaactgatgaacaaagggtaaactcaagagaataaccaccttcgtggggtctttaacataacataaacttgatgaaaattacgagcatgaaaacaaagaaaataaatataaaaaaaaaacgagcacttgataaagcaacggtctaaacactcacctgtagggagttaaatctattgaactaactatggagtcacaaatatagtAGAGCTATGTGCTAATAGTCTAGGAACTAATGCTTACCTTGAAATGAAGAGTACCAAGTTAGAATGCAGTCGAGCCGAAAATGACAATAACCgggtttgaatgagattgagcttggaaaataaaagtggatataaagatgatgaagaaagaactgaaactaagagagggtatcacagagtaatgaataaactgaaaataaagagtttcagtgtccaacactccttcaaagaaaaaactttagaaaactagtttctgaagtttttctattttaaaagcttaaaaatagcagagtagcaagactgaatcaattttcagagcctttctactataatcaccaccctttttgttcttttttttttttaacagtattgcatgcaggcatTTATAAggaacgggtgctcccaatgacGGGTCAGGATATCCTcttagggagatggaaggtttggattttaaaggacatgatctgatgtctAAGAATTGAAAAGAATCAAAATGGATGactgagatcctattcagaatatttgtcctttctcttttctaatccaacaATTCAAAATCTTCATATCAAGGGAGATTTGAGGGCCGGGAATAAAAAAACTCTGGTCTTatcgtcttctctttgatccaagggctccgggcttgtccttacaagaAAGATCAAtgatggagatcgagatgtacaggactgtcatgacatgtcctggcacctgtcagtaatgtgggcgattctgtaaatgaggcatgcggtggagatttgatctcatctgcaacactttaactacctcagctttgattatgatgacagttattggaagttgtcttatccTCTCCTTGCTTTCCAATCTCCCGATCTTTCCATCATGAccttttttcgatctctcatgttAGGCCCCTCTCTCGATTTCTCCCATTCCAGCATCTTCTTCTCTATCCGGGctgattcagtcaaagcatttgtTACTTCAGttaccgaggcatccgcttcgattTCCGCTAGTAATAAAAGCTCAGACCCtccctatatatatgccttcaATGGGAGATTTCTCCCACATTTCATTCCTtcctatttccatttctctcttcttttgttCTAGTTTTTAGGTAACATTATGGCCacggtgactgcttttgatctttttccgactaCTTTCTTtgctccccgactgaaaatttatgaccccggtgatcgaaaaatcatgacaaccatatttgatgacagtgagagaacgggactaatttaccaatcaaggtcgaaaatatcgatcataccgatctcgggtcgatctaccgatataatcggaaagccgatttcgggcgagaagactgctaatttcctgcTTAACATCGGTGACTACCCTTTGAAGTTCACTTGGTTCCTCACCATATCGGGCGTCccaactgcagctcggttctggtcgatgatttTGACGATGACttctcatcctcatgagagtcatagtcactccatctgagctatACATCTATCCGTTTGTGTCTGGCTTTTTGATCAAATATATCTTTTCATTCAGTCACGAGACTAAGCTTTGACATAGGTTCCTGCTAGGTAGGATGTACTgctgatccctagagatcgcccaaatgatgtaatctgacctttaaaggtccttaacgatgtaatccgatctcttaagatcgcccaaataatgtaatctgaccttttgaaaatgaaataaaattttattttaacaattatcatttaattacTGCATtgtttatttttcgatctctaatgtgcatatccgatctgattcctaaTTGAATAGCCCTTAGTCGATCTATAATTCTGAACATCTACCTTAATTcgccgatctctaactagccgatctccccttatttatttatggagtttctggaatgttcttgcgacgtgtcagaaaagctggcgaattccactaaccgatgcgtcgcttgcGACACTGTGaacattgaatgctcagacgggtataaatagggaaagggtcagccagttgctcccttatgtcattttcagcacctcgcgagtgattccaaaattctctcgtttctttaagttcttccgacaccgatcacactccggtaagggttttgatgtttctcttagttaaatttctctcttttctttgaaaatgagcggcgccgagggtcagagagtggtGAGCCCCCCTTCCTTtcatgtctcgtggtcgtcagatgaggttGAAGTGGTCAGaccaagcgggcgatctgaacctcctacgacCTCCGTTTCAGCCCATGGTCAAGCAGCACCCTCAAGGCGAAAGCATTCCTCAGGGAGAGAAAGCCTTCCCGTGGATgaactgccatcaatccttcaagaaaccgatctgcagtcgattAGCCAAGAATGCAACCTTCGGAGCAATTCATACGAGCTCATCAGATGTCATggtgatctccgagccgatcacttcttcgaagaaaatgatatgatcatgatatataaagagcaactaaaagctgggttgcggtttcctcttgatgacttcttcaaggaagttctaaaattccACTAAGTATGTATAGCCTAAGTACATCCAAACTCATGGCGAATCCTGGTAGCCtttagaggcctctgccgagctaacggactcagtcctacagcgaaggtgttcgctaagctacataggctaactcgtcgaaaggacgatgagtactggttctttcaggcgaaactGCATTATGGGCTCTTTACTGATCtgccctcctcactgaagaattCGAAGAATCCCTTCTTTAttatgaggagcaagattccgaatggttttgagggtttcccacgtagctggctgcatctagGCCCATCACTCCTGAAGCacatcgccctgagtagggaagagggtgccatggtaatggagTTAAAGGATCAAGTAGCcaatcagaagttctcctgtttagatacggtgatggccgaactgcatcattggatgatgcggctggttaccggcgaagaacgcgggcttcagctctctgacctcggcctcggtactttctatatctctaatctctgggccttagcgaactcactgacttttctttgtgcaggtatggcaggcagcgaggcttccaaagagagccgaaagcgtaagagggaggtctccaagaaagtgcgggagatgaagcgtgccGAGGCCTCACAGATGCCAAGGCACGATCCAGGAGAGATgcagggaggctcgtcccgaccttcgggaccgccgattcttaaagtagaagtggttcggtctcctcctcgacaagaagagctgccaccacctccaccagttgcttcgagtgcggaagggggtcctttccAACCTACttcgaggaccctttcccgtggcGCTCAGGTCCTGATTCACTCCCTAGAGAAGAACCGATCTGTACGGGAGAATCTGGGCTTGGAAAAGGTCCTGGGAGCTTCTATCTGCCTCCAGGAAGATCGGCACCGGCTGAACTAGGGCAACATCGATGATCTCCTGACCCAGATGATGAGCTTGAGCGTGGAGAGCTTAGTGAACCAGCAtatcatcagggaaaaggctcatcaatTGAGGCAGGAGATCTAGAAGGTGGGTCAAAAAGTGGCTTCCgccgagcccaactttcatccgcttgggaatatatagctgaaattgaggggcggatgaaattctatgaggataaattggcccAGTAGGCTTATTCTCTTGAAGAAGCTTGGGCActccgagctgctgatgtcgctcacctcactgaagaacttagagcgaaagaagaagaggtagTGACGAGGGAGCCCGGTGCTTACATGAACGCCCACagggaccttttggccgagctcaagaagcgttatcccgaggaggacttttcttggatggtggacctagctccccaagacgaagaggatagcgaagaggaggccgaaggagatagagagggtgagcgaaatgtagaacaggctgggggtgatcctccagcagaatgacttgtatttttttactttgaaatgaaatgaggttctttcttttgttcaatgacttgatgagatcagaaagtatctaagttgtataagtgcctgattgtctgaacatattagaacaccaaacttgaaagcgattattaatctatgtatgagagatcaaaaaaacattgtaagcatgagattggCCTAAACCAAGAACAAACACCGAgcggaacttaagattattaaaattggaaacctgatttgaaaacttaagatcggaagcacctttaagcttgattgaaaccttaactttattaaatgattattcGCAACGGAGATTGGACTTTATTTAACGattatccacaatatttataaaatggaggtcggaaataagactggatggcacgaagacTTAATGTCAGTTGGATTTCGTTTGAcgggagatcggaaatgtggtcgGCTGGCAAGGCGACtcgataattggtttgagagatcgataatgaagacttggtgttggtttgattcctatgaagagagatcggtaatgaattgaatgacatggagacttggtgctgcagatcgatttcaaagtctattgatttcggggattggccaaaatatggtgtcgacagacatttaggtcaaaaggcaacttggagtgtcaaatgaccaaaatgcccctattcggattgcatttcgaatttttcggtgctaccgattaacttcttgacccgccgattttttttaatttttgtttctatttatattgaattactaaattttctttgacattcccAGTGTCAATTACATCtcaataaatgtttattaaagtcttaaaaatatttcccaggattCCCCGAGGTCCAGGCCTCCCCGCGGTCCAAAGCTAGTAAACGGTTCACGCCGTAACttctcagtgcggtcacccatcgttacggttattggctcgtttaacttagtcacatattattgctcttatttttcctttgttcttcttgtattttcctctattgtatttcattattttatatctcctcactaacatttaagtgtagttccaggcattcaagttgtctggacagacattgatcaccggaacagtagaatgcactaccgaatataggggtgttacagtgtaataagaaagaagagaggaaagctTATAAAGGATAGATTTTCTAGAAATCTTCTTTTCAAACTAACCTGGGCTTGGCTTTACACATGGTGGGTTTAATGCGCAGGCTGAGTTTGATTTTatgcttttattattattattattattattattattattattattattattattattattgttatacgTTTATTTGCATTTTTctctaaatttcaaaaattcgcAGAAATTTCATTgggattaaataaaaaaaaaatattccaaaaattctaaaaattctcaaatttatttttattatttttatgtggTATGAATTTTATATATGTTTTAATAGATATGAATTGTGACTTGACTTGAAAATTGCGTGTTGTAACCCGATTATGAAATATTCGAGAAACACACCAGGATTAGGATTTAAGAGTTTTCAGTGATTGTAGCTTattctttttttaattatagtaaaattttttctctcattttatcCTTAAATGTAGAACTTATGGTCGAATTACataaattttatgatatttttgTTCTCTTTTTTATGCAATGTGATTATACGATTGTGTTTATTTTAAATTTGCGTGCTTGCTATAACAATTTTGAGGCTCCTTTTGGAAATTTTTAGTGTTCCATATATTGTTTAaatgcaaattaaaataaaattaaaactaataatttaattaaaaatagggATTAGTCAAAGTTCTTTTTATAAAActtacaaattaaaataaatagttCAATTCAACTTAAAATAAGATGAAAGCTCTGAtttgttttatgaaaaatatatattttttaatttttcacattttctatTGTTTAGGGCACTCAATAAAATGagtcaatgaaaaatattttctaaataaaaaaaaaaactaaatcatttttaagaaaaataactttTTCTTAAGGaggattattttttattttttgaattttaataattttattaaaatataaaaaaatacatatatatatatataccattaATTTAAGATTAtgaaaaacatttttttaaaaaattcttcGCAAAACAAACAGGTCTATGCATAATATGTTAAATTGCAAGGGAAGAAGCCATATACCTAGGAATAGGAAACGTGAAGAATATTGCAATATGTTGGAATTCCAACTGCAGAACGTGGAGAATGATATATTGTcgaaaatttagaaaattttatcataaaaataattaaaattcacaattttaagtattttgtaaatatataaattaaaatatattttttaatctttttataAATTCATCCTGTTATTCGTGTGTATATAAATGAATATCTATTCATACGATAATTGAGTGATAATTGAGTTTGTATATGTCCAAATAATCCATttcattaacattataataaattttctaaAGATAATGTGAATATTATTGAGTTAAAATTCTTTGCTTTCTTGTCTCAAAATAATTGTCAACTTTAATTGTAAGGCAAAAATTTCCTTATTATTGCTATTGTTTTTCTTAGTATAATAATTGAGACAGTGgaaatttaaacctaatttttatattagaaaaatatttaaataatgatAACAAAAAATTGCATTAAAGAAGAATAAAAGAGGGTTTAGAATTTAACAGGAAACTCAAAGTTCAatataataaatatcaataataaaataaatactaacttgaattatatatttttttcaagaATGAACATATTTTATCAAACTTAAATcaaactaaaaataataattttttatcaatcatgtgaaaaaaattataataataactatttaaaaataaatattattatttatgatataaattaatataataatattattataattataaattaaaaaaataaaaaatacacgTGCTTAAAAAATAATACAATTAAGAAGGACACAATTTATAATATGCtaaatcattaattttttaaaatttgaaattaagtGATAGGATGGATCACttttatcattaaaattaaatatataatatatatcaaTTTATACATATGAAatcattaaataaataatttaataattggcTTTTTATTATAGAATGTTAAAGggaaaattactatttatttcttatattttaataaaattaattatttaatttttatattttaaaaaatatattttttaattcttatattttacttctattaaattatttagtttatcagtcaaatattttattagtaaaaattttaatgcCAGTCAAACTAATATTTAGtccatttattttaattaaactaattagttAATCCATATATTTTAGTCTCTGTAATTTGGTATcattaatctctaattcattctgtCAATTTTTTTGTACTCAAATTATATTGACCCTCTCCTCCATACTTGTTGCTTGTTCTCCCTTAATTCTCTCTTCCATTATTTCTTCCCCTCTACACCGCAACTTTTTTCTACTTATTCTCTCTATTTTTCatctttttataaaaattttacagTCTATACACATAAAAAGGttcattaatttttctaaatttttaattaattaaggcaataattaaaaaaattattttctaataaaaaatacaaaaatgatatttagaaaattgaataaaaatagtttgaacaattaaaaaaaaacgtAAGTCCAAAGTTAGtctttatataataaatttttcatctattttttaaaatacaaagaTAAATCAATTAGTTTCAatagtaatattttttaaaatataaaaattaattaattaattttattaaaataaaataattaaataataatttaatatgtattaatacaaaatttaatagaaaggttaaataatttaataaaaataaaatataaatattagatagtatatttttaaaaatataaaaattaaataattaattttattaaaaatataaaaattaaataataaatttttaacattaaaGTTTGTACTCTCcataataaattttgatgtattaaaaaataaaaaataaaatgagaataATATAGGCTTTATAGGAGAGTAACAGAAAGACGCTGTGGGTAGCGCTTGggaaaagaaagatggcaccgcCTTAATTTCCTATTGCTCTGTCAAAACGTCACACTTTTTTAAGCTCTTCACCTGTTTCTTCTGCTGTCAATCTCAAGCCTCAGGAgaaaccctctctctctctctctctctctctctctctcccctcagTTGGCCACCAATTATTGTAGTTGCCCTTCTGAGACTGGAAGCTTATCCATCTCTTGCTCATATGGATAATCTTGGAGTTACTAATAGTAGTCTTCAAGAAAGAAAAGCTACCAAAAAGTCCAAAGCCAATAAGAAAAAGCCTATGAAAGTTGTATACATATCTAACCCCGTGAAGTTCAAGACTTGTGCCTCTAAATTCAGGGCCTTAGTGCAAAAACTCACTGGCCAAGATGCTGAATTGCCTGACCCAAGTAGGTTTACGGATAATGATAGTAATGGCGGCGGCGGCGGCGGCGGCGGTAGGTACGTCAATAATCTAACGGTCCCAGATAATGCATCTAAAACTGTTGATGATCTTGCACTAGAGGTCCCCACTGTGGATCTAAGTGCTAAGCAGCTGCCTGAAACACCAGATGCTCCTCCTCATCCACTGGAGTCATCTTTTGATGATATTTTCATGCCTCAGATGTTACAGAATTTTTCAGGGTTACTGCCATCAAGTTTATTGTCTGAATATTCTGCAAATGTAAACTGAGTAAGCTCCCGCTTTGATTGTAACTTTCTAGTTTACTATCTAATGGAtctttcttgttaatttctttatgtaattactaattattaaaCCTCTCCCTGTGGAATCTGATCTTGGGCTATTGCTAGCAGCTCTTCCActtgatgaattttttttttcttttttggggaAATAATACTCAATTTATTGCTCTTAAACCTTGTGTTTGCTAATTTAGAGGGCAAGGTCTTTCATGGGTAGTGAAGCAAAAGATGCAAGAACCATATAATCCCGTAGCCCAACTAGGGTTGCGTAGCTAAACTATAGGACTATAGCAGTCCCAATGAAACCTTGCAACAAAACAATCCCTTGTATTAGAGGTGATTTGAAAGTATTGTATATTTGATTAAGTGATAGCTTTGACGCAAAATGTGCCCAGGAAACAAAATATAATTATTGGTTAAAGTTGAGTTTTAAAGTACCATGAGAAGATTTTATAGGAAACTCATGCAGGAGAATACATTTATCATGGGAAgagtaaattatataattaaaaaaaaaaagcagtgcCCATTTCTCAAACCAAATCATTTAAAAGAAAACAAGAATTATATATAcacactgatttttttttttttatcaaaaatccCTCACGTAATGCCAAGCCCATACAGCTTCCTTCCTACTTGCATTATTATTATCGTCGGATAAAAAAAATATGTAGCTTGGAATTTATTACATgcttgtctatatatatatatatatatatatatatatatatatatatatatatatatatgcttgaCTTTGTATCTAGGGTTCAATTTCTTTAGGGAAAGTGTCCGTCTCAACCTTCCATGAGTCCCATGAATAAGACAGGCTTATTTTTAGCGTTTCTCTTCTGCTAGTGTTCATACCTCTGTTATTGCTTTATTATTTACTTctgaatatatatatttatacaatataatataatataagaaAAAAGATTATTAACTGGATATGCACATGCATTCATTTGGTATAAATGATTTTGTACCTTACAATCACTGGTAGACGTCAATATATTTATGAGCATTGTTAAATAATTATGAGCTCTGGTAAATATATGATTGGTAAAGAAAAAAGATGAGAAAACCTACAGTTTAATTTTCACGGTTTTTTTTTTCGGTTAGAATGTTTGGATAAGATCGATTTTAAATTTGAATATCTTTACTCCTTATGTATAAA comes from the Hevea brasiliensis isolate MT/VB/25A 57/8 chromosome 5, ASM3005281v1, whole genome shotgun sequence genome and includes:
- the LOC110653567 gene encoding sigma factor binding protein 1, chloroplastic-like, whose amino-acid sequence is MDNLGVTNSSLQERKATKKSKANKKKPMKVVYISNPVKFKTCASKFRALVQKLTGQDAELPDPSRFTDNDSNGGGGGGGGRYVNNLTVPDNASKTVDDLALEVPTVDLSAKQLPETPDAPPHPLESSFDDIFMPQMLQNFSGLLPSSLLSEYSANVN